A region of the Perognathus longimembris pacificus isolate PPM17 chromosome 7, ASM2315922v1, whole genome shotgun sequence genome:
GCCCCTCGGTCTCCGCTCAGCCCcaggcaggccccgccccgccccgcggagcGCAGTGTATTTGCACAGGTGAGCCAGGTCACAAGACCACTGGGTggaggagggcgggcgggagggagcgCGCTTCTCCGGGGCTCGGCTCTCCCACTTCCTGCCACCCCATAGCGGGTTCCCTTTTCATCTCTGGACGGGAGAGGGAGGCCTGGCTgggccgcggggcccgggcccagCCCACTTTCCCAGTCGGATCTGGCGCGTGGGCCCCGCCCAAAGCCTTGGGACGGGCACCCCAGCCAGCGctcaccgccccccccagcccaaaCGCCCAGATTCTTGTGATCCCCAGCGCCCCTCGGGAGTGCGTGCGTGCCGAGCTGCAGGCGCCGGGCACAGAGGGCCCTTTGTGtgcccgccgcgccccccgcgcggGTGCCCCTACGGTGGGAGGAAGCAGGGTCGTGGGGCCCGAGCCTGCGGGGCCGTCAGGGGGCTGAGGGGGCCGCCTGGCCCAGAAAACAAATCCAGCGTGTCGCGTTTCCTGCAACGTGAGCCTGGTCAGCAGGGTGCGGAGGGGGGTCCGGGGCCACCGTGGGGACGCGGGGACCGCGGAGCGGCCCCCCGCCTGGCCACGCTGcccggggccgccccgccccgcgcccctccccgcgcgccgGCCGGGCTCAGCGGGGGGCAGCCGCGACGGGGCGGTGGCGGCGCTGTCACCCGAGCGCTCCTGGCCGCCCCTGAAACCCGAGGCGGGGGCGCGGGTCCGGTGTCGCTTACACGGAGAGCCGCGATGGTTTCCAGATGCGGGAGGGGAAGGGCGGGGGGCGTGACCCGGAACCCGGGGGTGGGGACCGCGAGGAGAGGCTCCCCTGCGCGAGGTCAGGTCCCCGTCCGTTCCCCGGGAACGCATGGGGGGGCCGCGGGGGTCGGGGCGGGGCCACACCGGCCGCGTGGGGCAGGCGCAGCCCGGCCGCCGGGGGTGTCCGAGCAGCTGCGGCCCCGCTGCATCCCGGccgacggcgggggggggggctccgcccGGGATTGGCGGGCGCCGGGTGATGTCAGGCCGGCGGAGCTCATAGGCGGGCGGCGCGCGGGCCGGCGGTAACCCGAGGCGGGGGATCTGGTAACGCAGGTGTCGGGTCCGGGCCGCCCCGCGCCAGGTGCACAGCGGGGGCCGCCGGCACAGTCGCAGGTAGGAGCAGCGCCGGGCCGGGCGGCCTCGGGCCCTGGGCAGAGCCGCAGCCTGCCGGGGCAGGGCCCTCGACGGGGCGCCCCCGGGgcggagaccccccccccaggcggGACGCGCGTGGGTCCCACGCGGGGAGCAGGGTGCGGCGCGGGCCTGAGGACCCGCCGGAGCGGGAGCGGCTCGGGTCTCCGGCTCCCCCTGGCGTCCGGATGGGCCACCCCGCCCCTCGGTCCGCCCCTTCTGGCCTCCGCGGGGCCCCGGTGCCCTTGGCCGGCGCCCAGAGCCCCTCCCCGTAGTGCCGGCCggcctgcccgccctccccccacgaGGCACCCCGGACCCTCGCCCCATCCCCCCGTGCGCAGAGCGCGGCCCCGCGTCGCGGCGGGCCGGTGGCACCGCTCGACGGCCGCCAGCCCCGGggcgcgagcgagcgagcgagggaggggggggggctcgggaCCGGCGCCGGAGCCCACGGTCGCCGTCTTCCCGCAGCTGAGCGCCCGCGATCGCCACAGCGGGCTGCGGAGGCCGGACGCGGGCCGCACGCCCCACGCCTTCTGCAAGCAGCCCAGCACCGGGAACTACTACCGCCAGCTGGGCCGCTGCCCCGGGGAGCCGCCGGACGCGCGCCGGGGCATGGCGCACAGCGAGGAGGTGCGTGCGCGCCCGCCGGCCCCCGCCGGCCGTCCGGGGCCCCGGCCCGCGGCCCGCGCCTCACCCGCCGGCCCCTCCGCTCCCCCGCAGGCCGCGCTGCTCCCCGGGAACTACGTGCAGAACGGCTGCGCCGCGGACCCCCGGGCGTCCTCggagctgccgccgccgccgcccccgccgccgccgcccctgccCGAGGCCCGGAGctcgccgccgcccgccccgcctctGCCCCCggagggcgcgggcccgggcaGCGGGCAGCGCCGCTCCTCCTCGTCCACCGGCAGTGAgtaggggcgggggcggggccgctgcGACGGGACGGGGGGAGGGAAGCCCGgacaccgccccctccccagctctgagtgctcccccccctcctcctgccagCCCCCgaccccgcccgggccccgcggcgccTCACTGCCTGCCATCGCGGGGCTGGGCTGCGTGGCCTTGGgcaagccccctcccctcctcggGCCTCCGCCTTCGGGTCAGAGGGTCCCCGCTCCCACGGCGGGGGCCCCGGGGAAGCTCTGAGTGGAACCGAATTCTAGAAGGCAGGGCCCCTGGTGAGCCTTCCCGCCCGCCTCCGGCCTCCGTCTCCCGCCCTCTCTGCTTCTTCTGCTGTTTCTCCGCGCTGGCCCGGGCCGGAGCCCCTCCTCGCTCGCTCGGGTAGCCAGAGCCGCCCGCCTGCCTGCCAGGGGGCCAGCGAGCCGGCCATGGCCCTTCCCTCCGCCGCTCCTCTGGCCCACTCACAGCAAACTGGggatctttggggggggggactggttTGGAACCCGAAGCTTGCTAAGCAGACATtgttactgagctacatcctggttctggatagatatagatacagatacagGTATAGATACAGATACAGTTATAGatatatttttggccagtactagggcttcaactcagaacctgagctctgtcctgggcttttgctcaaggttggcactccggTTGGAGACAGGgctgagtcccatggactttcctgcctaggctgatccCATCCTCTCATCCCAGCCTCCGgcgaagctaggattataggcggaaCCATTGGAGCCCCACCTggatattgtttgtttgtttaggagCAGAACTGAGTTCCTCTTCTGAAGGGCAGTGGACTGTCGAGTCtcctagggcctgggtgctcccagcccagcccacagaGGTGCCTCCCTCCGCAGCCAGTCTGTGTAGGGTCCATGCTCAGAACCACCATGCCAAGCTTCATCGGCCTGACTGGGAGAGGGGTCCCTGTGGGAGCCGGAGCCCAGGGAGCGCCCAGCAGCCGCCGAGCCTCCAGCCTGCCCCTAGCTCTGAACTCAGCTTCCCTTTCCCTTTAGCACGTATCAGGGCAAACCAACTCTGGGCTGCCCCGACAGCCCTTCCAGAAGAGCCTGGGCTGGGTGCCCTCGTAGCCCCGAGGCCAAGATGCCCTGTGCAGCCCTCAGGGGGCCGGTGGACCACCCTGTGGGGCCCTAGAGCACAGAGCCAGGGTCACAGGACAGGAAatcctgctcctcctctgctctccccccttcttccctccctcgctGTCCCTGTCTTGCGCCCCCCCTCCCTCTTGTAACTTCACTGTCACTTCTCTCCTCTTGGTTCCTAGAAGTGAGAGTCCTGAGGAACAGGAAGAGTGAGTAGCTGCTCGCCAAGGCTCCCGGCGGAGGCTAGGGCGCTGGCTGCGGGAGCAGGCTTGCCTAGGGCAAACAGCAGAGGGGGCCGGGAACTCGAGGAAAGGGAAGGCCAGGGCCAGCAGGCAAGGGGACCCGACGCTACAGAGCAGCCCCTGCCCTCCACCTCTGTCCCCTACCCCGCCGTACCCACATCCATGCCCCTGTGCACTGTGCCTGGCTGATGGTTTCGCCTATAAGCCAGCCACACGGTTGCCTCCCTTGGCCTTGCGTGGTGTGGTCTGGATATCCAGCCCTGATGTCCAAGAGCTTTTGGCCCATGTGGTCCTTTTCCTCCAGACCTGACCCCTTCCGCGGGGTTCCAAATCAGCCCGCCCCCTTCCCCTCGGCCCACCAGCCTTGTGGGAGAGACGCAAATTCTGCCCGACTATTTGCATGCGCACCTGCCCCACCTTCCTTCCTGTGTACCATCCTCCCAAGTCCTGCGTGAGCTCCGCCTCCCCAGGTCCCTCAGAGCTGAGCAGTGCTTTGCCATCAGTGTGCTCCCGCTTGCTATCGGTGTGCCTGCTCGTctgtctggggggggggtgtggagggggggtTCAGATGGGTGCCCAAATGCCAGGGTCCTGAATCTACGACCTCAGAGGCTCTCCAGTGCTCAGTCCAAGGGTCACTGGGCTTTGCTGATGTGGGGAGAGGGCCAGAAGAAGACTCCACCCTGGTGGGGCTGGGCCAGGGAACCAGGGACAAAGGTTGAGTGCCTGGCCCAGGCAGTGTTTTGGAGCCAGCAGTCAGTGGCTGGGCGGAGACCTAAGCTGGAGTCTCGGGGCTGGCCCCCAGAGCCATCATGAACTCCCAGAGGCCTCCGGGCCGGGTCTATACACCCAGTGAGTAAGGgggaaggggatggggggagCCAGGAAAGCCACCCGGAACTCCCTGAGATTCAGGGAGCTAGCTGCCTTGGGGCCCCAGTGGGCTCCCCCGTACTGGCTTAGAGAGGGGATTTGGGAAAGAGGTACCAAGGATCGTGTGTGGGGGAGCAATGCCATCCGGCCCCCAACCAGCGCCTCTTCTGTGGGCAGGCACCAAGTCTTTCAACATGATGTCCCCAACGGGTGACAACTCAGAGCTACTGGCTGAGATCAAGGCCGGCAAGAGCCTAAAGCCGACGCCGCAGAGCAAGGGGCTGACCACGGTGTTCTCCGGCAGCGGGCAGCCAGCCGGCCAGGTAGGCGCCCGGACGGCGGCCCCGTCCCCGCTcctctgcccgccccgccccacccagctCGCCTTGCCCACCGCTGTTCTGCCCTCCTGCAGCCCGACTCACCTCAGTTGCCGTCGCGGCCCCGGAGCCCCACCCCGCCGTTTGCGGGGTCCCAGCCGGTGCTCAATGGCAGCTTGGTGCCGGCGCCGCccgccaccccccgccccaggcgTGCCGCTAGACATCGAGGCGCTCATCCCCACGCACGACGAGCAGGGCCGGCCCATCCCTGAGTGGAAGCGCCAGGTGATGGTTCGGAAGCTGCAGCTGAagatgcaggaggaggaggagcagaggcgGAAGGTGGGTGACACGGGCTCCCTGCGCCGACACCACCCTCCCCCCGGCCTCCTGTGGCCCCTCGCCCTCCACCCAGCAAGACCCACTGCCCTTGGAGGACAGATGGGGGTGCCAGGTCACCGCCTGCTGACGGGAGACGCGCGTGTTCACCCAACGACAGTGTGCTTTCAAATCACCTCGTTAAGACGCCCATTGTGAGCCGGGcccctgtactcctagctacctagcagcctgagatctgaggacagaggtttgaatccagtcggggtgtggctccagtggtagagcaccgggctggatggagcaaaaaaaaaaaaaaagctaagggagaatactcaggctctgagttccagtcccagtactaaaagatttttaaaatcctCTTCTGATTTATGATTCCGGATGGAGTCCGGCAGATTCCTTGTTTCAGACAAACCCCTGGGTGGGGCTGATGAGGACGGGTGGTCCTGggtgacctgggctctgtccccacgCTGCCCCAGCCCTGCTGCGGGCGCTGAGCCTCgtccagcctcagtttccacatctgtaagATGGGTGGGTCAACTAGCTCATGGCTACTCATTTTTGCAGTTAGTGTTCCCCaggcaccccccccacacacacaccatgcacacgtGTGTCGAGGCTTGTTCGCAAgatagcggggggggggggacaggggtggTGTCTCAACAAGGAGAAAAAATGGGGAGAGGGATGAGAGTGATAACTGGAGAGGCAAATGATTGTGCTTGGTGGCCCACACTGGGTGCCGTGACCGGAAGGAAACACAGGGGGCCAGGGCCCTGGACGGGCTTCGCTCTTGGCACTGGGGAAGATGATAAGACCTGAAGTCGCAACGtcctgtcaggcactggtggctcatgaccgtgatcctagctatacaggaggctgagatctgaggatggtggttcaaatccagcccaggcaggaaagtcccagagactcttctctctagttaaccaccaaaaagccagaagtggagctgtgtctcaagtggtggagcaccagccttgagtgaacaaacccaggccctgagttcaagcctcagaactagtactgagaaaaaaaaaaaagtcctaatgtGAGGTGAGAGTTGGAAGGGAGCCGGAGGTGGCTGAGGGAagcagaggtgaagagaaggCTGTCCAGATGGGAGGGTCTGGAACCATATGGCTCTGGTGCCACACTGCAGAGGACTGAGCTGGAGAGGTCAGCGCAGTCAGGTTACCACGACCTGGCCAGCTGCCTGGACAAGAATGGATATTTTGCTGGAGAGTGGGGagcctgggacagctaaacggggaTACTTCTATGGAGAGCACAGAACATAGTGGCTCTCAGGGGTGTTCAGTGTCTGCCCCTTGGGCCATACAAGACCCTCAGGATCGTTCAGTACTGCATGGGACAACAGACTCCTAAGCTTCTCAGCTGTCCGCAGCAGCCTGTCGTGATAATTCTGTATGGCCTGCAAATTGTACTTTAAATATCCAAATAAAGCCAAGGGATTACACCTGtcgtcctaactactcaggaggctgagatctgaggattatggttcaagacagccatggcaggaaagcccatgagattcttatctccagttaaccagcaaaaaaaaaaaaaagccaaaagttggagctgtggctcaagtgataaagcaccagccttgagcaaaaaagctcagagccagCGCCCAcatatgccctgaattcaagccctaggactggctcacacatacaaaacataaaaagagggggctgggaacgtgtCTCagtgctagtggtagagtgcttgcctcgcacacacacgttcaattcctcagcaccacataaacagagggaagatgggagtgctgcctgctgaagtggtagagcgccatggccttgagccaaagaagctccgggacagtgcccaggcgctgagttcaagccccaggacaggcaggcaggcaggagaaaagaaaagagaaaaaaaaaaaccaaccagagTGGCTTAGCCTTTCATCCACACAGTAAAACATTGACCACTGAGTCCAGAGGGCTTGGGCCACAGGGAGCCTGAAGAAGGGCTGGCAGCCTGCTGGCCGGAGGCTCGGCCCTGGGTCCGGTGGGAGGTCGTAGGTCCTGGCTGGGGTCGGCTTCCGCGCCTCGCACGCCTGGAGCCAGGCCCGGAGGCCGCGGCCcgcccgcccacccacccacccccggcGGCCTGCGCCCCCCGCCTCGGCAGCGGCGCCCAGCGATCGGCACTGCCCCCTACCCGCCACCCAAGTGACCACGGCCCGGAGCCGAAGCCCGCCGCCGGCCAGCCCCGCGGAGCCCTGGCGCCACCGGGGACGGGACCGCGCCGGGCCCTGGGAGCCCCCGCCGCGGCGGGAGCGGGCCGGAGGGGGACgcgcctccctcccctctcttgtcTCCCGCCCTAGCTGACAGCCGCCAGCGCGTGCTGCTACCCGCCAGAGGGCTGGAGGTACTCGCACGAGTACAACGCCATCCTCGGGCCCTTCGGCGAGCTCATGACCGAGGCCGACGTCCTCCGCATCGAGCAGCAAATCGAGAACCTGCAGGTGCTGCACAAGGCGCAGCGGCTGGAGGCGCGCCTGGagcagctggagctggagctggagcagcTGCTGCCCATCTCGGCCGCCCTGGCCGCGCCGCGCTTCACGGTCGACCCGCGCCGCATGCACGGCCGCGCCGCCAGCCTGCCCGCCTGGTGCCGCAAGATCTCCGCGCTGCTCCGGAGCATGGCCACGCTGCTGGCCACGCTGGGCGGCCAGCCCGCCTACCTGGCCGAGCTGCTGGCCGCCGACACCGGCCAGCCTCTGCCGCCGCTGCCCGACGCGCCCTCGAGACCCGGCCCGCTCTGCCTGGGCCGCTCTCACGCGCTCAGCTGGTGCCGCGAGGCCGTGGCGCGCGAGATCCTCGAGTGCGGCGTCTCCGTGCGCCGCCTCCGGGCCGCCTACGAGCTGCGCGCCCGGGGCGCCGCGGCCGAGCCCGCTCCTGCGCCCCCGTGCGCGCCCCCGCCTGCACCCGTGCCCACGTGCGCGCCCACGCCTGCACTCCCACCCACGTCCACGTGCGCGTCCACGCCGACACCCATATCCGCGTCCGCGTCCACGTGCGCGCCCCCCGCCCGCACCCATATCCACGTGCGCGTCCACACCGGCACCCACATCCACGTGCGCGTCCACGTCCACGTGCGCATCCACGCCCGCACCCATATCCACATCCGCGTCCCCGTCCACGTGCGCGCACCCCGCCGGCACTCCAGACAGGGAGCCCATTCTGGAGGAGGACTACGTGGCTGCCAGCTCCGGGGGGCCGAACGCCGCCATCACCAACGGCCTCCTGGCCGCCGGGGAGCCCCCGAGCACCCCCGGTTCTGCTGCGACGCCGGATGGTCAGGAGGCGCTGCCCGAGCCGCCTTCGCTTCCCGCCCAGCTCCCGAGCGTGCAGGACTACATCAACATGCGCAAGGAGCGCATCGTCTACCTCTTCCTGGAGCACTGGCGCACGTGGGCCCTCGACGGCGCTGGGCACCCGGCCCGCGCGCGCCTGCGCAGGCTGCTGCCCCGCGTGGTGGCCGCCggcgccccgcagcccgcggACGGCGGCCCCGACGGGCGCCTCCTGCACCTGCTGCAGCAGCGGCGGGCGGTGGGCCGGCTGCTGGGCCGCTGGCGGAGCCTGCTGCGCCAGGTGCCCGCGCGCCCGCCgcgcggcccgggcccggggcccggggtgtACTGGCCCCAGCACTTCCTGCCGCCCCGCGAGGACGGCCAGCCGCGGCGCTACGACAGCCTCACGCTCGACCTCTTCATGCTCGGCTACTTCCAGCTGCTGGGGATGAGCCTGAGCCGCGAGGAGCGCGAGTTCCGCCACCTGCTGTGCTACGAGGTGTTTGACCGGCTGGGCAGCCACCCGTGGGAGCTCATTCGCCGCTTCCACCGCGTGGCGCTCGAGGAGGTGGAGGCCGGCCGGCGCGGCTGGAAAGACGGCTTCGACGACCTCAGCCGGCGGTTCTTTGGAGACAGCCCGGAAGCCAAACAGGGCACCCCGGAAGAAGGggcgaaggaggaggaggaggaagagagggaaacgcacgaggaggaggaggaggaggaggaagagaaggagccaGAGGAAGAGGCTACCCCTCCCCAGAGGGAGGACCGCCCAGAGGGGCAGCCCGAGACCCCAGCACCTGCCCCGCCTCCAACTCCCGACCCACCCAGTCTTGAAGCCCCCGCGGAAGATCCCTTGGAATTGGTGTCCGAGATGGGCGAGTTCAGCAACGAGGAAATCTGCCGCTATATCGATCGCAGCTTCTCCTTCTGGAAGGAGAAGGAGGCGGAGATGTTTGAGATCTGAACAGTCAAGTCAGTAGTTAGGCTCATGAatcccagcccaggccccaggcctgtctGACTGGTGCCTCCTAGAGGCGAGAGTCCTGCAAGAAGAACCCAGAAGGGGTGAAGAGCTGCGAGCCTTTGAAGTCCCCCCCAGGCAGGGCACAGCACAGGGCAAGACAGGTGTTTCCCTGTGGCCCGCGGCAGTGGTCTGAGTGAGGGGCTGCGGagctccctcattctttcctcctGTTGCTTGGGTTTCTCACTGAAGTGAACAGCTACCTCCCTGGCCACCTGTGCGGTGTTCTGTGTGACGTGCGGTGTGTACAGGCCCTTTCCCCTCTGTATCGTCCATGGAAGGAATAAAACACTTTGCCGTGGGCTGTGTTGGATGTCCCCCGTCACCCACCCTAGTGTCATTACAATGAACAGGGCAGGCACGGGCCTCTTGTCAGTCATTCGCGGAGAAGCCAGAGCCTCTTTGGCCTGGCTACGAGCGAGGTGGGGGCTAAGTCTGCATCTGTCCAGAGATTCTGGGTGATGGGACTGGAGCCATCCACCCACCTGCCCTGTGGGAAAGCAAACTCAGGACCTCCAGGGCTCAGCTACTGCATTCCCTGTCCCCCCTCTACCTCCTACACTCAGCTGTGAGTCTGTGAGACGcctaccaattaaccagcaaaaagccagaagtggagctgtgacccaagtggtagagcaccagccttgagtgaaaaagctatgggatgcggaggccctgtgttcaagctccagcacacgcacacacacgcgcgcgcgcacacacacacacacacacacggtgggggTTGTCTGTACCTGGGACCACATATGTGTTCTGTTGCCCTGGAACCCTCCAGGCTCTCTAGTGGTGGGAGGCTGTACCTACGCTCTGGCCCCATTACCTGCTAGCCCACGCTTGCCCTAAGTTTTGTGGCTCTGTtttaggaggaggaagaagaggcgcgtctggccagcctgcctgcctggagGCGAGATCTCCTCCGgaagaagctggaagaggagagGTGAGTGGGAGGGGGCTCAGGATGAGGTTGGTCTCGACTGTTCTCGAGGTGCCAGCACCAACTCATGTTGtctctttcctctttcagggagcaGAAGCGGTAAGTATGGGGCTGCCACCCCACCTGAGATCAGAAGCTTGACCTATTGTACCCTTTCCTCCAGCCTAATCCTAGGGATATCCTGTCAGTCATTCCAGACCTTGAAGCATGACCTCTCTGCTCCCAATAATGTCAAGTTTCCTCACTGTTTCTTAGCACCTGTCACCAAAGTCTAGCTGTTGTGTTCTTTCTTTCAAAATGATCCACTCCTCACCTACTACTCTTTCCTTCCCACCCTGCAGTGAACCCAATACCTGAGGCCAATAACTTTGATCATCTGTCCCCCTAAACTTAGTTTCTGCACTCAGTAATTTAACCCAGGACTGCCCAATAAAAATACAATGTGAACTTCATACACAAACTTAAATCCTAGTagtcacacttaaaaaaaatagagaggtgagcataatattttatttaaccaaATAGTATTTTAACATACAaccaatataaaattattttaaaaccccATTTTAAAAAGAGCCCgatgcgggggctggggatatggcctagtggcaagagtgcttgtcttgtatacatgaagccctgggttcaattccccagcaccacatacatagaaaacagccagaggtggcgctgtggctcaagtggtagagtgctagccttgagcaaaaagaagccagggacagtgctcaggccctgagttcaagccccaggactggcaaaaaaaaaaaaaaacccaccaaaaagagCCCGatgctagctgggcactggtggctcatgcctgtaatcctagctacttagaaggaggctgagatctgaggacactggttggaaagccagccccagcaggaaattccttgagactcttatttccaattaaccactgaaaaggcaggaagtggaggtatggttcagcgAAAAGAGCAACAGACCTAGGGGCAATGCCCACACCCTgaattaagccccagtactggggggggggggggagggaggagaaccaACACCTTGGTTTTCAGACTACTGTGTATTTTACACCTCCATTCCATCCCAAATTGGACCACCCGAATTCCAAATGCTCCACGCCCACATTTCGCACCTGCCCTGTCACCAGAGCAGATGTACCCAGTAATCTGACTCCATGagctcccccttcctcccacgGGGCCGTGCGGTGACCCGGCATTTCTGTTTCCAGTAACACCCCAAGTCCGTAAAAACCCAGCCTCCCACCCAGCCAGTTCCTCCTCGTTGGTGACCCAGTAACCCCAATCGGCCGTCAGGCGAGGCCCTCTGTCTCCGGCACCCTCGTTCTGTCTGCCACTCATCCCCTTCCATCCCTGTCCTGGTGCCGGGCCCAGGCTTTACTGGGTTctatccccaccccctccacagacaggaggaggagagacagaagcaggaggagaTGCAGAGGGAGAAGGAGCAGTCGGAGAAGCTGCGGACGCTGGGCTACGATGAAACCAAGCTAGCGCCCTGGCAGCGACAGGTCATCCTGAAGAAGGGGGATATTCCTAAGCAATAGCGGGGTCCGAGCTCAGCGGGGGCGtctcccggccccggccccggcccgcacgGCTGCCAGGGAAGGGCCGGAGCCGTgctgcccccccctcccgcgcGGGAGCCCCCTcggaccccacccccggccccgcaccCCAGCCCAGCGCAGGCgcgcgctgccgccgccgccgccaccactgCCGCCGCCCAGAAAAAGTGCCCAAGCTGCTGACGCAGAGACGCTGCCCGCCCGCGTGCACGCCGCGCACGTACGTACGAGCCCGCGTGTCCACCGACGGCCA
Encoded here:
- the Espn gene encoding espin, which gives rise to MALEQALQAARQGDLNMLRSLHAAGLLGPSLRDPLDALPVHHAARAGKLHCLRFLVEEAGLPAGARARNGATPAHDAAATGHLACLKWLLSQVGCRVQDKDNSGATVLHLAARFGHPEVVHWLLRHGGGDPATTTDTGALPLHYAAAKGDFPSLRLIVEHYPEGVNAQTKNGATPLYLACQEGHLEVTQFLVQVCGADPHLCAYDGMTPLHAAAQMGHCPVIVWLVSCTDVSLAEQDKDGATAMHFAASRGHAKVLSWLLLHGGEISTDLWGGTPLHDAAENGELECCQILVVNGAELDIRDRDGYTAADLSDYNGHSQCTRYLRTVENMSVEHRVLSRDPSTELEARQPDSGMSSPNTTMSVQPTNFDLSSPTSTLSNYDSCSSSHSSSKDRRPPRVLAGARAADIQSYMDLLNPVLGLPQGKKLPFPPMFSQPLPTLGSEMPPPPPGYPAPKPPAGVLAADIYTETKNKLRHVEKDTFKKEAALLPGNYVQNGCAADPRASSELPPPPPPPPPPLPEARSSPPPAPPLPPEGAGPGSGQRRSSSSTGSTKSFNMMSPTGDNSELLAEIKAGKSLKPTPQSKGLTTVFSGSGQPASCSPTHLSCRRGPGAPPRRLRGPSRCSMAAWCRRRPPPPAPGVPLDIEALIPTHDEQGRPIPEWKRQVMVRKLQLKMQEEEEQRRKLTAASACCYPPEGWRYSHEYNAILGPFGELMTEADVLRIEQQIENLQVLHKAQRLEARLEQLELELEQLLPISAALAAPRFTVDPRRMHGRAASLPAWCRKISALLRSMATLLATLGGQPAYLAELLAADTGQPLPPLPDAPSRPGPLCLGRSHALSWCREAVAREILECGVSVRRLRAAYELRARGAAAEPAPAPPCAPPPAPVPTCAPTPALPPTSTCAHPAGTPDREPILEEDYVAASSGGPNAAITNGLLAAGEPPSTPGSAATPDGQEALPEPPSLPAQLPSVQDYINMRKERIVYLFLEHWRTWALDGAGHPARARLRRLLPRVVAAGAPQPADGGPDGRLLHLLQQRRAVGRLLGRWRSLLRQVPARPPRGPGPGPGVYWPQHFLPPREDGQPRRYDSLTLDLFMLGYFQLLGMSLSREEREFRHLLCYEVFDRLGSHPWELIRRFHRVALEEVEAGRRGWKDGFDDLSRRFFGDSPEAKQGTPEEGAKEEEEEERETHEEEEEEEEEKEPEEEATPPQREDRPEGQPETPAPAPPPTPDPPSLEAPAEDPLELVSEMGEFSNEEICRYIDRSFSFWKEKEAEMFEI